The Flavobacteriales bacterium genome segment AGGAATCCATGCCTGTGGGAAATATGAAGGGCGGTGGCGCGGCAGACGATGTGCTGCTCAAGATGCTGAAAGACCTCCGTAAGGACATTTCGAAGGAAGAAGGACTGCCTCCGTTCGTCATTTTCCAAGACCCATCGTTGGAAGACATGGCGTTCCGCTATCCGATAACCATGGATGAGCTGAAGGACATCACCGGTGTGGGTGCCGGAAAGGCCAAGAAATACGGGGAACCGTTCTTGGAACTCATTCAGGAGTATGTGGAGGAGAACGAGATAGAGCGCGAGCAGGACATGGTGGTGAAGACCGTGGTCAACAAGTCGAGCAATAAGGTGTACATCATCCAAAGCATCGACCGCAAACTGGATCTGGAGGATATTGCCGATGCCAAAGGACTGAGCATGGACGACCTGCTGACCGAGATCGAGCATATCGTGAGTTCGGGCACCAAGGTGAACATCGACTATTACATTGATGAGGCCGTGGATGAGGACAAGCAGGACGAGATCTACGAGTACTTTCAGGAAGAGGCCGAGACCGACAGCATTGAGGAGGCCTTGGCCGAACTTGGCGAGGACGACTACACCGAAGAGGAGATTCGTTTGGTACGCATCAAGTTCATTTCCGAGTTCGGGCATTGAGTTCTCGATACGCTTCGCACTCGAACTGACCAACCGCGCCAGTCACTTCGAGTGATTTCGAAGAATGAGAAATCGTATCGAGAAGTCATTCCACGCCACAGTTCTCGATACACGCTCGTTCCTCGCGCACTCGAACTGACGCTTGCGTTTGTCACTTCGAGTGATCTTGACGAAGGAAAGATCGTATCGAGAAGTCCCGCAAGTAATCTATCTTCCAACCATGAAGACCATGTTCGTATATCTGCTGCGATGCAGCGATGGAACGTATTACACGGGCGTTACAAACGATGTGGATCGCAGATTAAACGAACATCAGAACGGACAAAATCCAAATGCATACACATTTCGGAGACGACCAGTTGAGTTGGTGTATGTGCAGATGTTTCTCGACCCCATGAATGCGATTGAGTTTGAGAAGCGATTGAAGAAGTGGTCGAAAGCCAAGAAGGAAGCGTTGATAAACGGTGAATTCAATGAATTGCCAAAGCTTTCCAAGAAAAAGTTCCGTTAGCTTTTTTGCCTACACACGGTTCTCGATACGCTTCGCACTCGAACTGACCAACCGCGCCAGTCACTTCGAGTGATTTTTTGACGAAGGAGAAAAATTGTATCGAGAAGTGGTAGAAGAGTTACTCCTTAATCACCTTCACCGAAAAGCTGCGGCCCTTTTCATCACAGCCTTGGAGAATATACAGGCCGCTCGGCCAACTGGAAACATCAATGCGCAGCCGCTCCGATTCTGAAAAGGAGGGGCTGGAGGAGGTCATAAGCCTTCCATTCACATCAAAAACCGTCATTTCGAGCGAAGCCGAGAAATCTGCCTTTTCAATATTCAGCACATCATTCACAGGGTTGGGCCACACATCTACCATCACGATCTTTTCCTCTTCCTCAATGCCTACCGTGCAGTTGGGGTACGGGCAGCCGATGCTATCCACCTTCAATAGCCAGGCATCCTGCGAGTTATTATCCAAATTGATGGCCTGACCGCTCAACAGAAAACCACCATCATCCGTGGCAAGAACACCATAGAAAAGGTCGGTGTATTGGTTATGATTGTATTTCCGCTGCCATAGTAGATTGCCTTCGCTGTCTGTTTTCAAAAGCCAGCCTGCATTTCCTTCACCTGAGTTATCAGTTACGCCTGTTCCAACAAATGAGCCTTCTTCCAGTTCAAGGATTTGGTTGATTTCAGTTGCATCACTTCCTGGGTAGAGATACTCTTCCTGCCAAATTATAGTACCACTGCCATTTACTTTGATCAGCTTTCCTTTATCGACACCATCAATGATCTGTGCACCAGCTAAGAGGTAATTTCCATCAGAAAGTCGAATAATGTCGGTGCCAGTTTCCATATTCGAGGTTCCATACGTTTTATGCCATATCTCATCACCTTGCGGGTCGGTTTTGACCAGATAGAAATCCCGCTGTCCGTGACCATAACTTCGGGTCCAGCCGAGAAGGAAGAAATCACCGTTGGGCAGTTCAAGCAGGTCATAGGCTGCTTCCCAGTTTCCACCACCATAAAACTTCCGCCATTGTTCTGTACCAGAAGAGTCGGTCCTTATGAACATGTTATTTGCCGAATTGCCACTCGTATCTGCAGCTTGAGCATACATGGCATAACCACCATCAGCACATTGAATCCCAGCAATTCCGAAATCATCTCCATCTCGCGGGTATTCCACAGTCCATATGGCTTCGCCTATATCATTGAATCTGATCAGCTGTAAATTCTGGCCTACTCCACTTGTGTCTTCAATGGAATTGAAAAATACGTACCCACTATCGGGATGCGTGATCAAGGTTCCAGCCCTCATGCTTCTTGCCCTTGGGTTAAAAACATTTGTGAGGAGTTCATTTCCTTCTTGATCCATTCGAACGAAGTATAATACTGCCGTATCAGCATATACATCTCTTGATCTTGCCACAAACACCAGATTTCCTTCGTTTGAAACCGCGTTCAGTAGTATTTCTGTTTGGTGATCGTAGTCAAACAGCTTGTCAAAATAGATCGGTTGCGCCCAACCACCCAGCGCGGTCAGTAGAAACGGAAGAAGGAACAGCAGCCGTTGAAACATCGCCCTAAGTTAACCAACGGTGTTATGTGTTGTCAACTTTCTGGGAGCTGATGGCCGTTTCTGTTGCGTGGTTTTCATTTTCCGATCTCCGATTCAGTAGCTTTGCGCCCATGGGAATCAGCGAAACGCGCAGAAAACAGAACCGCTTCAGAAGCCTGCTGAAGATTTCCATCTTTCTTACCTACTTGGTCATTTTGGCTGGTAGCGTGGTGCGCATGACGGGGTCGGGCATGGGCTGTCCCGACTGGCCCAAGTGCTTCGGCAGCGTTATTCCGCCCACCGACATCAGCCAACTTCCCGAAGGCTACGAGCAACATTATATTGAGGTGCGCAAGGCCAAGAACCAGAAATTGGCCAAGATGCTGCGCCCACTCGGTTTTGATGAACTGGCCACGCAGATAAGCGAAGACCCGAGCGTGTATGAGGAAACGCAGTTCGTGTGGGAGAAGACCTGGACGGAATACGTGAACCGACTGGCTGGCGCGTCTTTGGGAATTGCGCTGCTGGCCTCTTTTTTCGCTTCGCTCATCTACTGGAAGAAGCGGAGAAAGATTCCATTGCTGGTGCTGGGCGTTATCGTTATCACGGGTTTTCAGGGCTGGATGGGCTCGGTGGTGGTCAGTACTAATCTGCTGCCAGGCGTGCTGACGGCACACATGGTTTTGGCCTTTGCGCTCATCGCGGGGCTGATGTATCTCTACGTGAAAACCGCTCCAGGAATCCGCACATCCACCAGTTTCAATATCGATAATACCATGCGGTATGCCTTGGGCGTGCTCATCGTCATTACGTTGGTGCAGGTGTTTTTGGGCACGCAGGTGCGCCAACAGATGGACGTCATTTCCAAGAGTTTCAACCTTCAGCACCGCGAACTGTGGGTAGCTGCGCTGAACTGGGTTTTCAAGGTGCATCGCTCATTCTCGCTGCTGTTGGTGTTCGGCAATGCGTGGCTCTGCTACCAGATATACAAGTACCTGAACCATTATTTCGCGGTGTTCCGCGCCAGCATCTACCTGGCTGTTTTTGTCAGTATCACCACCATTTCGGGCATCATTATGGCCTACTTGGATGTGCCAGCGTGGGCGCAACCATTACACTTGCTATTGTCCTGTATGATATTCGGGGTGCAGGTTTATCTGTTTGTGGCGTTGGGCCGCAAAACGCGTATTCAGACGGTGGCTACTTCCAGCGCAGCGTCTCGATAAGGTGCAGCACATCCTGCTTCAAAAAGTCGATAACGGGTGCCAGCGAATCATTGTTCGGGGTCACGTTGAAGTAGAGTGCACCGCGCAGAAAATGGTCTGTGCTGTCGGTGAGATGGAACTGAAGCGGTGAGGCCGCCTGAGCTCCTTCTACCGTGTAAAGCAATCCGTAAACCTTTGCGTCATCCCGCACGATCAACGTTTCGTTGATGTCAGAGGCCATGCTGATGTGCTTGTTGGTCAACTCGCGCGAATCTTCGAGATACCCAGCCAAATTGTTGTGCACGGGTTTGTAGCTGAAGTAAAGCTTCGCTTTGAACTGCGGATAGTAAATGTCGAACCAGCACGAATCAGACGACACGCTGGGGTCTGGAAGATATTCGGAATAGACCGCGGTTTCGAACGAGTATGGGCAATCGGTCTCGACCGGTTTGTAGGCTTTTTCGGGCAGGTCGATGCGCATATAGCCGCGTGGCTTGGGCGTGTAATCGGGTTCGCACGAACTCAGAACAAGGATGAACGCGAAAGGAATCAGGAAAACACTAATCCTCATCGGCATCGGTTTCTTTTTCCAACTGCAAACGCGTGACCTTGACGCGTTTGATGCGTCTCTTGTCCACACTCTCGATCGTGAATTCAAAATTCTCAAAGCTGACCTTTTGGTTCTTGGCGGGGATCTTTCCGGCCTGTTCCAGAATGAAACCAGCTAACGTATCGGCCTCGCCTTTATTCTTCTCGAAATCCTCGCCATCAATTTTCAGAATGCGGTAGAACTGTTTGAGATTTGTCTTGCCTTCAAACACGTAATTGTCGTCATCCAACTTGGAATAGACCACCTCGTCATCATCAAACTCATCCGAAATATCTCCCACAATTTCTTCGATAATGTCTTCCAGCGTCACAAGCCCTTCACAACCTCCGTACTCATCCACCACAATGGCCAAATGCACTTTCTTGGCGCGGAATTCCTCCAAAAGGTCATCGATCATCTTGCTCTCTGGAACAAAGAAGGGCGGCCGCATCAGCTTCTGCCAATCAAAATCGTTGGGTTGATCCATGTGTGGCAACAGGTCTTTGATGTGGATGATGCCCACGATCTTGTCCAGACTTTCCTCATACACAGGGACGCGCGAAAAACCTGATTCCAAAATGGAGGAAAGCAGTTCGGGATAGTCCGAACCGGCCTCCACGGCCTCAATGTCGGGGCGTGGTTTCATGATCTGCTTCACATCGGTGTTACCGAATTTGACGATGCCTTCAAGGATCTTTCGGTCTTCCTTTTCCCGTACGGATTCAGCCTTGGTCAGGTCGAGCGCGTGACTCAATTCGTCTACAGAGAGTTGGCGTCCACTGCCTTCGGCCCAACCATCGATAACGGTCGTCATTTTTATCAGCGGGATGCTCAAAAATGAGAACAGACCCGATAGATAATACAGGGGAAAAGACATGATGGAGGAGAACATGATCGCATACTGATTGGCGTAAACCTTTGGAATGATCTCTCCGAAAAGCAGCACGATCAGCGTAATGCCGAAAACCTCAATGACGCGACCGATCGGAATGAGCCCGCCAAGTAGGTAATTCAGATTTTCCTGCCCGATGTGTTTGGCCGTAAGAAACGTGGAAAGGATAACGATTCCCACATTCACAAAGTTGTTGGTAATAAGAATGGTGGCCAGCAACCGCTTCGGACGCTGAAGCAACGCAATGGCCTGCTTCCGCATACGAAGAGGAGATTCCTCCATTTCGTCCAACTCGGTACGCGAAAGCGAGAAGAATGCCACTTCGGCACCAGATATCATGGCAGAACAGGCGAGCAGCGCAATCAGCACCGTTAATCCTAAGATGAGGTCAACTGGCAGAGTTGCCAGCAAAACGGCATTCAGAAGGTCGTAAACCGGTTCCGGGGGGTCTTCCAATTCAAGAAGGATTCGTTAAACCTGCAATGATCATATCAGAAAGGCAGATCATCGTCAATATCATCCAACGAACTGGCCTGTGGCTCGTTCACTTGGTTCTGTGCCGGGGCAGAAGAATTGCCACCCGAAGATGAGCCTCCAGATCCGCCCAACATGGTCATCTGGTCGGCTACGATGTCGGTGCTGTATCGGTCGTTGCCATCCTTGTCGGTCCACTTGCGGGTTTTAATGCGTCCTTCGATGTAAACCGAATTACCTTTTTTCAAATACCGCTCAGTAATGTCTGCAAGACCACGCCACAGCACCACATTGTGCCATTCGGTCGATTCCTGCTGGTTACCGTTTTTATCCTTGTATCGTTCGGTTGTGGCCAATCGGATGCTGGCCACTTTTGTGCCGCTTTCCAGCGTGCGTACTTCCGGGTCTGCACCCAAATTGCCGATCAGAATTACTTTATTTACTCCTGCCATGATTCGTAGGTTTTGTTCGTATTTGAACAAAGATTCTAAACTTCCCGATCAATAACAAGGTTTTTGTCTAAATACCGATTGATCAATCTCGGAAAGGCAAAAGTACGAAGGTCCTCGTTCTTAATGTGCAAATAATCACTGTTCAGATGCTCCGTTTTCACCAGTATAAACTTAGCAAAGATGCGTTGATGCGAAAGGATGTGCTTGAATTCTTCTGAAATGGAAACGATTGTTTCGTCTTTTTTCAAGTTCAGTTGCTGGATGATAGCCTCGTCTTTCAACCGTTTGTCAGCTTCTAAAAGCGGGAACTCATAAAGGCCTTGCCAGATGTCGCCAGCACCGCGCTTGGTAATTTCAAACGCATCACCGTTCCATCTCACCATATAATAGAAGAAGCGGTCGCGCACCTTGGTTTTCTTGGAACGGACAGGCAACTCTGTCTGAAGGTTTTTCTCAAATGCCATGCATCCAAACTTAAGTGGGCATTCTTCGCAAAGCGGATTGACAGGAGTGCAAACGGTCGCACCCAATTCCATTACCGCTTGGTTGTGGTCACCAGATTTTCCAGTAGGAATGACCGCATTTGCCACGCGGTCGATCTCTTTTTGGGTGGATGTTTCGTCAATTGATTCTGAGATGCCGAAATAGCGCGCCATCACGCGGTAAACGTTTCCATCAACAGCCGCAACGGGAAGATTGAACGCAATGGAGCCGATGGCCGCAGCCGTGTACGGCCCAACGCCTTTCAGTTGCAGTAATCCTTCGTGTGTATTCGGGAATTCATCTTCCAATTCACAATGGATGTACTTGGCCGTGAAATGCAGATTCCTAGCCCGAGAGTAATAACCCAATCCTTCCCAAAGTTTCATTACGTCATCTTCGGGCGCTTCGGCCAGATTCTTCACCGAAGGGAAGTTCGTTACAAAACGCTCGTAGTACGGCAAGCCTTGGTCAACCCGCGTCTGTTGCAGAATGATCTCTGAAAGCCAAATGCGATAAGGGTCTGAAGTTTCGCGCCAAGGCAGATCGCGTTTTACTCGATGATACCAGTCTAACAGTTGGGTGTTCGGGAAGTGGCTGATTTTCAGTTCGGAATCCAAGTTGCCAAAATTAAAAACACGGATGCTTCCCGTTAAAAATATTCGTATACCTTTGCACGCCCTTATAAAAAGCACTAATCGGCTCAAAATCAACCACTAATGACAAAAGCTGACATCGTAAACGAGATTTCAGAAAAGACAGGAATCGAAAAACTTCAAGTTCAACACACGGTTGAAGCTTTCATGACCTCAGTAAAGAGTTCTCTTTCTAAAGGAGACAACGTTTATCTGAGAGGTTTTGGAAGTTTCATCGTTAAAAAACGTGCTCAGAAAACTGGAAGGATCATTTCGAAGAACACGACCATCGTTATTCCTGAGCATTACGTGCCAGCTTTCAAGCCAGCCAAAACCTTCATCGGCAAGGTGAAGAAGAACGTGAAAAAGTAATTTGAAAGTCCCTCAGATCATATTGGTCCTTTTGGCCGTTGCCATCGGAGCCATTCTGTATTTCACGCCCATTGCGCCCGTTGCAGAGGAAGCTCCAGCGATGGAAGCAGCGCGTCCTGCCGTGGAATACAATATTTTGGATGATGTGACGGAGATCAAGAATGAACTTGACAGCACTTCACTCGCTGATCTGAACAAGTGGGAATCTTCAGAGAGTGAATTTGCTTTGGACAGCATCGTGGCGTTTTACGATATGATCCGTAAACCTGTCGGTTCTGCCTACTATTCGTTGAAGCGTGCTGAGAAATTGAACACGGCCGAAGCTTGGGCGGAGAGCGGACAACGGTTCCTATTGAATGCCAAGTATATTGGCGACCAACCGCGTAAAGCAAGCTGGTTTGCTCAATCCAAAACGAGTTTGGAGAAAGCATCAGAGCTTGCTCCCGAAAACCTCGATATTCAAGTGGATCTTGGTGTCTGTATGATCGAGAGTTCATCTTTCCTTGGTACACCACCAATGGAAGGAATCGGCATTCTGAAAAAAGTGGAGCAGCAGGATCCGAATAACGTGAAAGCATTGGTCAACTTGGGTTACTTCGCCATCAAGTCGGGGCAGTTCGACAAGGCCGAGGAGCGTTTTGCCCAGGTGCTTAAGATCGACCCGAAATACGCAGATGCCTACTTGTATATGGCCGACATGCACGAGCGCCAGAAAAAGTACAAGGAGGCCATCGAAGACCTTAAGAATTTCAAATCCCTTCTGGACGACCCGAACAAGGCCAAGGAAGTGGATGATTACATATTAGAACTTAGTAAGAACATTTAAATCACATTGTCATGCCTTGCGGTAAGAAGAGAAAAAGACATAAGATGTCGACCCATAAGCGCAAAAAGCGTCTTAGAAAGAATCGTCATAAGAAGAAGAAATAATCAACCTTTGAGATAAGGTTCACAGGCCGCCTCTCGCGGCAGTGCCAACACCATTTCTGAACAATAGGGCCACGCGGCCCTTGTTCTGTTGTACGCTATGCGGTAGGCGGACCATAAACTGCTATCCGTGAATTACGACCTGGTAATCTCATCACAGCCTGACAAGGTTGATATTGCCCTTTTAAAGGACAAGAAACTGGTAGAGCTTCACGAGGAAAGCGGAAATAGCGCTTTTCAGGTGGGAGACCTATATCTCGGCCGTATCCACAAAGTAATGCCCGGATTGAACGCGGCATTTGTGGATGTGGGTTACGAGAAGGACGGGTTTCTGCACTACCTCGATCTCGGTCCCAAGGTGAGGTCGTTGATGAAATTCATCGACCTGACCCGTGCTGGAAAATTGAAATCCCCGATGTTGGAACGTTTTCGCCCCGAAGCGGAAATTGAGAAGACGGGCAAGGTGGATGACGTTCTTAAGCAAGGGAAGGAAATCCTTGTGCAAGTTGCCAAGGAGCCGATATCAACCAAAGGCCCCCGATTAACCACCGAGCTTTCCCTTGCGGGGAAGTTCATGGTGCTTGTTCCATTTGGAGAGAAAGTTTCCATCTCGCAGAAGATCAAAAGTCGGGACGAGAGTAAGCGACTGAAGGGAATTCTGAAAGACCTGAAACCCGCGGGCTTCGGACTCATTGTGCGTACGGCTGCCGAGAATAAGAAGGTGGCCGATCTGGAAGCGGACCTCAACGATCTTGTTGAAAGATGGAAGTTGATGATCGCGAATGTGAAGACCGCCAATCCGACCAACCGTGTAATGGGCGAATTGAGCCGCACATCTTCCATGATCCGCGATATGCTCAGTGCCAACTTCGACAGTATTCATGTCGATAGTACGCAGGTGCATGATGAAGTGAGCAAGTATCTTTCAAACTCTCCAGAAAGGCTGAAGAAGCTGAAGATGCACAAGGGGCACAAACCGTTGTTCGAAACGCTTGGGCTGAACAAGCAGATCAAAGCAGCGTTCGGCAAACACGTGACCTTTAAGAACGGTTCGTATCTCGTTGTGGAACATACCGAGGCGTTGCATGTCATCGATGTGAACTCTGGTCCGCGGACCAACGCAGGACAGGATCAGGAAACCAACGCATTGGAGTGCAACATGGAGGCTGCACGCGAAGTAGCGCGTCAGTTGCGCCTTCGAGATATGGGCGGCATCATTGTGGTCGATTTTATTGATATGCACAAATCGGCCAACCGAAAAGAGCTTTACAATCTTCTGAAAGAAGAGATGAAGGACGATCGTGCGAAGCACAATATTCTTCCTCCTTCCAAATTCGGGTTGGTGCAGATCACGCGGCAGCGCGTACGGCCTGAAATGTCGGTAAAGACCAAGGAGAAATGCCCGAGCTGTGATGGAACAGGCGAGATCGAAGCGTCCATTCTTTTCGATACAGAGATTGAGAACAGCGTCAACTTCGTGATGAACGAGCAGAACGAGAAGCAGATCACATTGAAATTGCATCCGTACATCGCTTCATACCTCACCAAAACGGAGAGTTGGTGGCCTTGGTCGAAGTCGATCATTAAGGATTGGGCCAAGAAGAACAATGGTAGCATTGCCGTTGAATCTTCTACCAATTTCACCTTCATGGAGTATCACATTTACAACAGTCGTGGCGAGGAAATTCGACTTAACTGAACCGAACCTGACCAAGAAACTGGCGCGCTTTGCCGATGTGGCCAAGTTCTATAACTGTGTGGAGGCTCCGAATGCTTACAACAACACGGAGTTTCCGCTGAAAGGCAAATGGGCGCAGGATCAGTTCCAGAACGACAATCCAATAACCTTGGAGTTGGCCTGCGGAAAGGGTGAATACACCACTGGTCAGGCAACCATGTATCCTGATAGGAATTTCATCGGTCTGGACATTAAGGGAAACCGAATGTGGATCGGTGCCAAGTATGCGCTGGAAAACGGACTGAAAAACGTGGCGTTTCTACGCACGCGCATCGATCACATTGAGAATCTGTTCGGAGAAAATGAAGTTGCTGAGATATGGATCATTTTTCCTGATCCACAGCCGCAGCAGAACCGTATCCGTAAGCGATTGACATCTCCCATTTTTGTTGAGCGTTATCGCAAGATTCTGAAGGAAGGTGGCATCGTTCAGTTGAAAACCGACAACTATCCGCTGTTCGAATACACGCAGGAAGTTATTGCCGAACTCGGTCTGAAAACGCTTTGCGAATCGACCGATGTGTATGCTGATCTGGAGAAGGGTGAGAACGAATTCCTGTGCGGCCGCGAGCGCGAACTCCGCATCCGAACCTACTACGAAGGTCGTTGGCTGGAGGAAGGACGCAAGATCAATTACATCGCGTTCACTTTCTGATTTTTTGTCATTCCGAGCTAGGAACGAGCCGAGGAATCTAAAGGGTTAAAAGCAGATTCGGATATTCGTAACTCGAATGAAGAATGAAGGTTTCTTTCAAGACGTTTGGGAGGTTGCACGCCTCGTTCCGAAAGGTCGCGTTACATCCTACGGTGCCATTGCCAAGTATTTGGGAAGTCCTGGCGCTGCCAGAATGGTCGGTTGGGCAATGAATGCTTGTGCGTCTTCACCAGAACCTGTTCCTGCGCAACGCGTGGTAAACCGCATGGGAATGCTTTCTGGGAAAACGCATTTCGATGGTCCGAACCTCATGCAGGAACTGCTCGAAAACGAAGGGGTGAAAGTGGAGAACAACCAAGTGGTCGACTTCGAGAAACTGTTCTGGGATCCGATGGTTGAACTTGGTCTTTGATAGTATACGTAATAAAATATTATCTTTGTCGTATAAAAGAAAGCCATGGATGCCAAGGTCACATTGAGTTTTGATGAGCAGGTTATTGCGCAGGCAAAGGATTTTGCTGCGGCCAACAACATCAGCCTTTCGCGCCTCACCGAGTTCTTGCTAAGCAAGGCCACTTCATCCAACTCATCTTCCATTGATGAACTCCCAGTTTCGGATTGGGTAAACATGGTAAGTGAGGGCAAGGTAGAATACGTGCGTAAGCCCCGCAGCAGCAAAAAACTGAAGGAGGAATATCGCTCCAGAAAATGACATGCGGGTCTTTTTGGATGCGAATATTCTGGTAACCGTTCTTTGCAACGAATATCCAAGATTTACGGCCTGTGCGCGAATACTCAGCCTCTGCGATAATCCAAGGTTTGAGATCTTCACTTCTCCGATCTGCATCGCCATAGCAGCCTACTTTGCCGAGAAAAAAGGAGGGCGAAAGCTTGCCAAGAAGAAGATAAATCTCCTGCTTGAAAAGCTCCAAATAACCGTTATCGATGAAAAGTTGACCAAGCAGGCCGCATCAAATCCGAAGATTGATGATGTGGAAGATGGATTACAGTATTATTCTGCGATCAACGCTGGCTGCAATTGCATTGTTTCGTATGATCGCAATGACTTTCATTTTTCTGAACTGGACGT includes the following:
- a CDS encoding PIN domain-containing protein yields the protein MRVFLDANILVTVLCNEYPRFTACARILSLCDNPRFEIFTSPICIAIAAYFAEKKGGRKLAKKKINLLLEKLQITVIDEKLTKQAASNPKIDDVEDGLQYYSAINAGCNCIVSYDRNDFHFSELDVLDAEQFLLDHVVKEPTK
- the trmB gene encoding tRNA (guanosine(46)-N7)-methyltransferase TrmB, with amino-acid sequence MTKKLARFADVAKFYNCVEAPNAYNNTEFPLKGKWAQDQFQNDNPITLELACGKGEYTTGQATMYPDRNFIGLDIKGNRMWIGAKYALENGLKNVAFLRTRIDHIENLFGENEVAEIWIIFPDPQPQQNRIRKRLTSPIFVERYRKILKEGGIVQLKTDNYPLFEYTQEVIAELGLKTLCESTDVYADLEKGENEFLCGRERELRIRTYYEGRWLEEGRKINYIAFTF
- a CDS encoding cysteine methyltransferase; translated protein: MKNEGFFQDVWEVARLVPKGRVTSYGAIAKYLGSPGAARMVGWAMNACASSPEPVPAQRVVNRMGMLSGKTHFDGPNLMQELLENEGVKVENNQVVDFEKLFWDPMVELGL